The DNA region tatccaaactgaagatgtgttgacgaaaaaggaaaataaaaatctcaagatgtcTGAGAGATTTTGCGTAAAACGAGAGTTTgtgcagggcagtttgtgtgttgagttggaggTCCATTTGTTGTTCACGGTATTGTATTTATAGAAGCAAATGTCGCGTGGCGCAACTCCCCACTAGTGTAGAATTTAACTTCAATTCAAACTTATCAACTAGAGCCTCAGTCAAAGACTTTTCAAGATAAGCAGGAGCCTATCTTTTATATGCTATCATCATCTGACTCTACTTCACCATTATTCGAAAAAaccatttcttccttccttATCTTTAGAAATCGTGCCCTCAGATTGTCTCCTAGTCCAATTAGAACTTTATGTCCACCACATTAATGCAGGTGCAGCCATGCACGCATAATAAGATAGAATATAATCCCCAAAAAACACATTCACGTGGCCAAAACCAACATACCCTCAAAAGGCATATACCTGCATACCATCAAAAGGTATATACCTGCATACATATCTATCTACTGTCGTGCCTTATACATACCCTCATATCCCATCATCATCCAAATCAATTGAGATTTgatcaaataataatttaatatattactaaGAGATAACATGATGattaaaatcataatattatcctttaataatGATAAAAATTATCTCCACTTTTTCATCCAACGATTGAGAGCTATGCTCACTCAACGGCCTTAATTGCACGGGctgatggtgtaaatttgggtttaaacaATAACAAAGGTTTATGCCAGTTAGCTCCCGCAGAAGTCATTGAGGTGATCGTGACCTGTGAACACTGCTTTCACATCTTTTGCTGCAACTATGGTTGTGAAGAAGCCCGAGTTCACAAAAGCAGAGCTAATGTCTTCTTGCCTCACTCCGGTAAAGTTCGATGAGTCAAAACTAGCAAATTCTGGCAATGGTATGTGAAAGTATGCGAGCCCTGGCGCATGTGCTTTCTGGAGCAGTGGCTTGCTTATGTACGCTTTCTGAAGGGGAAAAAAACGGTGTCATCAGAACTAATTAGAAATAATTTACTTACTCAATGTAGATCTTAATCGTCACATATCAATCTTGTGCAAGGGTTGATGGAAATGACTAGTTTAGGTATATGTGATCCATAAAAAAACGATGAGCAAAATAGTAAGGTTAGTACCTGAAGCTTTGCAGAAGTTTGTTCAAACCAATATTGTTGGGAGGGTTTGATCCAACCATAACCACCGATGGAGGGAACCGTGGAGTAATCTCCGCTGTCAAGGAAGTAAAGATTGAGAACCGATTTGTTTTCAAAACCAGAGCCCTCAACTCCGGCGACCTCTAGGTTATAGTTCCCAAAACCATCAATAACATCTTGGTCTAAAAGATTAACTTGAGCCAAAGTGTTCTCCAACCCAACTATGTGTTTCATTACCCCTTCCCTCGAGAGGTCGGATTCCTGATCATGGTTCCCCAACACAGCTGCCCACGGGATGTTAGACGCGATTGCTGGGGCGTATACCTCGTTCAAAGATTTAGCACCATTCGTGGCATCAAACCCGAATATGTTATCTCCTGTTACACAAAGTTCAGATTggagaaacaataaaaaagccGAGTATCATGGCTAAATCAAAACTTTG from Malus domestica chromosome 01, GDT2T_hap1 includes:
- the LOC114826159 gene encoding probable inactive purple acid phosphatase 29, coding for MGSLRFCKWRMHYADGKTTPCLDVLPSQFPTCSDLNTIAFVLRMIEAEKPNLIVFTGDNIFGFDATNGAKSLNEVYAPAIASNIPWAAVLGNHDQESDLSREGVMKHIVGLENTLAQVNLLDQDVIDGFGNYNLEVAGVEGSGFENKSVLNLYFLDSGDYSTVPSIGGYGWIKPSQQYWFEQTSAKLQKAYISKPLLQKAHAPGLAYFHIPLPEFASFDSSNFTGVRQEDISSAFVNSGFFTTIVAAKDVKAVFTGHDHLNDFCGS